Proteins encoded within one genomic window of Deinococcus grandis:
- a CDS encoding helix-turn-helix domain-containing protein codes for MLGGAQVRHIIELKAAGQSISGIAKTLDISRNTVKKYLREPGLPQPRPRKPRGSKLAPFTGFLTTRIEAGVLNAVV; via the coding sequence GCTCGGAGGCGCACAGGTGCGGCACATCATTGAGCTCAAGGCGGCAGGTCAATCCATCAGCGGCATCGCCAAAACGCTGGACATCAGTCGAAACACCGTCAAGAAATACCTGCGTGAACCCGGCCTCCCTCAGCCGCGTCCCCGGAAACCGCGAGGCAGCAAACTGGCCCCCTTCACAGGGTTTTTGACCACGCGGATCGAGGCAGGCGTCCTCAACGCCGTGGTGTGA